From Vitis vinifera cultivar Pinot Noir 40024 chromosome 5, ASM3070453v1, the proteins below share one genomic window:
- the LOC100240750 gene encoding probable serine/threonine-protein kinase WNK9, with protein sequence MNCVTELEPDYSEFVEVDPTGRYGRYNEILGKGASKTVYRAFDEYEGIEVAWNQVKLNDFLQSPEELERLYCEIHLLKTLKHNNIMKFYTSWVDPANRNINFVTEMFTSGTLRQYRLKHRRVNIRAVKHWCRQILRGLLYLHNHKPPVIHRDLKCDNIFVNGNQGEVKIGDLGLAAILRKSHAAHCVGTPEFMAPEVYEEEYNELVDIYSFGMCILEMVTFEYPYSECTHPAQIYKKVISGKKPDALYKVKDPEVRQFVEKCLATVTLRLSARELLKDPFLQSDDYGSDLRPIEYQRDLGEVGPLPRLPHYGIHHSYSSLRNEYSGYPDFEPENGLDCHPVEFERNEIDLFTYQEDEHLENVDISIEGRKRDDHGIFLRLRISDKEGRVRNIYFPFDMETDTALSVAMEMVSELDITDQDVTKIADMIDDEIASLVPGWKMGLGIEESQNYGHDASFCHHCASNGSPLDYVSPNNPGTKNLQVLQCSRQGCAAVHGRFEEITYRVEGSEQCVTEGAPVVSSQSDGMQYADIWAQREGPELSSEGSREIQSDEEHESLDKSIYGKDERVINIDNQSESNAKNSFAPLDDYENEIRQELRWLKAKYQMQLRELRDQQLGAKPKWLSLTPNSDSMEHSRDNKVSPSSLSTPLEGEDNDPPLKSFPCGKHFNSFFPVDTERGCANLAYRRPHNREPVSESCSPEDMVTAKSFFTGTLLPQSLHRATSLPVDAVDF encoded by the exons ATGAATTGCGTTACAGAGCTTGAACCAGATTATTCTGAGTTTGTTGAAGTTGATCCTACCGGTAGATATGGAAGG TACAATGAAATTCTTGGCAAAGGAGCTTCCAAGACAGT ATACAGAGCCTTCGATGAGTATGAAGGGATTGAAGTAGCCTGGAACCAGGTGAAGCTTAATGATTTCCTGCAGAGTCCTGAAGAGCTGGAGAGGCTGTACTGTGAAATTCATCTGCTCAAGACCTTGAAACACAACAACATCATGAAATTCTACACTTCCTGGGTTGATCCTGCAAACAGGAACATTAATTTTGTGACAGAGATGTTCACCTCCGGTACTCTTAGACA GTATAGGCTAAAACACAGGAGAGTTAACATCAGAGCTGTGAAGCATTGGTGCAGACAGATCTTAAGGGGGCTGCTCTACCTCCACAACCATAAACCCCCTGTTATCCACAGAGATCTCAAGTGTGACAACATTTTTGTCAATGGCAACCAAGGGGAAGTCAAGATTGGTGATCTGGGGCTGGCTGCAATTCTTCGGAAATCCCATGCAGCTCACTGTGTTG GAACACCAGAGTTCATGGCCCCAGAAGTGTATGAAGAGGAGTACAATGAATTAGTTGACATCTATTCTTTTGGAATGTGCATCTTGGAAATGGTTACCTTTGAATATCCATACAGTGAATGCACCCACCCCGCTCAGATCTACAAGAAAGTTATCTCC GGTAAAAAACCAGATGCCCTTTACAAAGTGAAGGATCCTGAGGTGCGGCAATTTGTCGAAAAATGCTTAGCCACGGTGACTCTTAGGCTTTCTGCCAGGGAGCTTCTGAAGGACCCTTTTCTCCAAAGTGATGACTATGGGTCTGATTTGAGGCCAATAGAGTACCAGAGGGATTTGGGTGAAGTTGGCCCTCTCCCGAGACTACCTCACTATGGCATTCATCATAGTTACAGCTCTTTGAGGAACGAGTATTCGGGCTATCCCGACTTTGAACCAGAGAATGGCTTAGACTGCCACCCAGTTGagtttgaaagaaatgaaattgatctcttcacttaTCAAGAGGATGAGCATTTGGAAAATGTTGATATCTCCATCGAAGGGAGAAAGAGAGATGATCATGGAATCTTTCTAAGGCTCAGAATTTCAGATAAAGAAG GTCGGGTTCGGAACATTTACTTCCCTTTTGATATGGAGACTGACACGGCACTGAGTGTTGCAATGGAAATGGTTTCTGAGCTGGATATTACCGACCAAGATGTGACTAAGATAGCAGATAtgatagatgatgagattgctaGCCTGGTACCGGGTTGGAAGATGGGGCTTGGCATAGAGGAGAGCCAGAATTATGGCCATGATGCAAGTTTCTGTCACCATTGTGCTTCAAACGGTTCCCCTTTAGATTACGTGTCACCAAATAACCCGGGCACCAAAAATTTGCAAGTTCTTCAATGTTCAAGACAGGGATGTGCTGCTGTGCATGGCCGCTTTGAAGAGATCACTTACCGAGTTGAAGGGTCTGAACAATGTGTTACAGAAGGTGCCCCAGTtgtttctagccaatctgaTGGAATGCAGTATGCTGATATTTGGGCTCAACGAGAGGGACCTGAATTAAGTTCAGAGGGGTCCAGGGAGATCCAATCTGATGAAGAGCATGAATCATTAGACAAATCAATCTATGGAAAGGATGAGAGAGTCATAAATATCGATAACCAAAGTGAATCCAATGCAAAGAACTCTTTTGCTCCCCTGGACGATTATGAGAATGAGATCAGGCAGGAATTGAGATGGCTGAAAGCAAAGTACCAAATGCAGCTGAGGGAGCTTAGAGATCAACAGTTAGGAGCCAAACCAAAATGGCTGAGTCTAACCCCAAATTCAGATAGCATGGAACACAGTAGAGATAACAAGGTTTCACCTTCTTCACTCTCAACCCCACTGGAGGGAGAGGACAATGATCCTCCCTTGAAATCTTTTCCCTGTGGGAAGcattttaactcattttttccTGTTGATACTGAAAGGGGATGTGCCAATTTAGCATATCGAAGGCCCCATAATCGTGAGCCAGTGAGCGAATCCTGCAGCCCTGAGGACATGGTAACTGCCAAGAGTTTCTTTACAGGGACTTTGCTACCACAATCTCTTCACAGGGCAACTTCTCTTCCAGTTGATGCTGTAGACTTTTGA
- the LOC100242666 gene encoding uncharacterized protein LOC100242666 isoform X1, whose amino-acid sequence MDCLVSSGNRPKIMVTNDDGIDAPGLRALVQVLVSTNLYEVLVCAPDSEKSAVSHSITWIHALAVKRVEIEGATAYAVSGTPADSASLGISTTLFPSIPDLVISGINMGSNCGYHIVYSGTVAGAREAFLNGIPSVSVSYNWVAGKSNVHDFKLAAEACLPMISAVLSEIKNQRYPERCFLNIDLPTDVVNHKGYKLTKQGKSRVKMGWRQVTSNTQGRRVLSTMTMDANPEVCTEMDASPRSGEHLLFKREVRGAPVLEDDTDYQCLLEGYITVTPLGALSPADIDCQAYFKTLVPGVLESSSSSAL is encoded by the exons ATGGATTGTCTCGTCAGCTCCGGAAATCGACCGAAGATCATGGTGACCAACGACGACGGGATCGACGCGCCGGGATTGCGAGCGCTGGTTCAGGTTCTTGTTTCCACCAATCTGTATGAGGTTCTTGTCTGCGCGCCTGATTC GGAGAAGTCGGCTGTTAGTCATAGTATTACTTGGATTCATGCTCTTGCTGTGAAGCGAGTAGAAATTGAGGGAGCAACAGCTTATGCAGTTTCTG GAACTCCAGCTGATTCTGCCTCTTTGGGAATCTCAACCACACTCTTTCCTTCAATTCCTGATCTG GTAATCAGTGGCATAAACATGGGTAGCAACTGTGGCTATCACAT TGTTTACTCTGGGACAGTAGCTGGTGCTCGAGAAGCCTTCCTTAATGGCATACCTTCTGTCTCTGTATCATACAATTG GGTTGCAGGTAAGAGTAACGTTCACGACTTCAAACTGGCTGCGGAGGCTTGCTTGCCCATGATAAGTGCAGTACTGTCTGAGATCAAGAATCAAAGATATCCtgaaagatgttttttgaaTATAGACCTTCCTACAGATGTTGTAAACCATAAG GGGTATAAATTGACTAAGCAGGGAAAAAGTAGGGTCAAAATGGGATGGAGGCAAGTTACTTCCAACACACAAGGCAGAAGAGTATTATCAACAATGACAATGGACGCGAATCCAGAAGTTTGTACAGAAATGGATGCATCACCTAGATCAGGGGAGCATCTTTTATTCAAGAGAGAA GTAAGGGGAGCCCCAGTTCTTGAGGATGATACAGACTACCAATGTCTTCTGGAAGGATAT ATAACTGTCACTCCACTGGGTGCCCTATCTCCTGCTGACATTGATTGCCAGGCCTACTTCAAAACGTTGGTGCCAGGAGTATTGGAATCCTCCTCTTCATCGGCCTTATAA
- the LOC100242666 gene encoding uncharacterized protein LOC100242666 isoform X2 — MDCLVSSGNRPKIMVTNDDGIDAPGLRALVQVLVSTNLYEVLVCAPDSEKSAVSHSITWIHALAVKRVEIEGATAYAVSGTPADSASLGISTTLFPSIPDLVISGINMGSNCGYHIVYSGTVAGAREAFLNGIPSVSVSYNWVAGKSNVHDFKLAAEACLPMISAVLSEIKNQRYPERCFLNIDLPTDVVNHKVRGAPVLEDDTDYQCLLEGYITVTPLGALSPADIDCQAYFKTLVPGVLESSSSSAL, encoded by the exons ATGGATTGTCTCGTCAGCTCCGGAAATCGACCGAAGATCATGGTGACCAACGACGACGGGATCGACGCGCCGGGATTGCGAGCGCTGGTTCAGGTTCTTGTTTCCACCAATCTGTATGAGGTTCTTGTCTGCGCGCCTGATTC GGAGAAGTCGGCTGTTAGTCATAGTATTACTTGGATTCATGCTCTTGCTGTGAAGCGAGTAGAAATTGAGGGAGCAACAGCTTATGCAGTTTCTG GAACTCCAGCTGATTCTGCCTCTTTGGGAATCTCAACCACACTCTTTCCTTCAATTCCTGATCTG GTAATCAGTGGCATAAACATGGGTAGCAACTGTGGCTATCACAT TGTTTACTCTGGGACAGTAGCTGGTGCTCGAGAAGCCTTCCTTAATGGCATACCTTCTGTCTCTGTATCATACAATTG GGTTGCAGGTAAGAGTAACGTTCACGACTTCAAACTGGCTGCGGAGGCTTGCTTGCCCATGATAAGTGCAGTACTGTCTGAGATCAAGAATCAAAGATATCCtgaaagatgttttttgaaTATAGACCTTCCTACAGATGTTGTAAACCATAAG GTAAGGGGAGCCCCAGTTCTTGAGGATGATACAGACTACCAATGTCTTCTGGAAGGATAT ATAACTGTCACTCCACTGGGTGCCCTATCTCCTGCTGACATTGATTGCCAGGCCTACTTCAAAACGTTGGTGCCAGGAGTATTGGAATCCTCCTCTTCATCGGCCTTATAA